One Cohnella candidum genomic region harbors:
- a CDS encoding ribose-phosphate diphosphokinase — MAYHDGNLKILSGSSNTKLAEAIARHIGVQLGACETRRFSDGEIHIKLDESVRGSNVFVVQSTSAPVNENLMELLVMVDALKRASAKTINVVMPYYGYARQDRKARARDPITAKLVANLIETAGAHRVIAMDLHAMQIQGFFDIPVDHLLGVPILGDYFYEKELDKPVVVSPDHGGVVRARRLADTLQAPLAIIDKRRPEPNVVEVMNIIGDVSGRTAILVDDIIDTAGTIALAANALKEAGAKDLYACCTHPVLSGPAFERLQNSPLKEIVVTDTIPLPQNNGCSKIKVLSVAPLIGEAIKRIHEQKSISKLFEPHV, encoded by the coding sequence GTGGCCTACCATGACGGCAACTTAAAAATACTTTCTGGAAGCTCCAACACGAAGCTGGCCGAAGCGATCGCCCGCCATATCGGCGTCCAACTGGGCGCATGCGAGACCAGACGGTTCAGCGACGGCGAAATCCATATCAAACTCGACGAAAGCGTACGCGGAAGCAATGTTTTCGTCGTTCAATCCACCAGCGCTCCGGTCAACGAGAATTTGATGGAACTGCTCGTCATGGTGGACGCCCTGAAGCGGGCGTCCGCCAAAACGATCAACGTTGTAATGCCGTATTACGGCTATGCAAGGCAAGACCGCAAGGCGCGGGCGCGGGATCCGATTACGGCGAAGCTCGTCGCGAATCTGATCGAGACCGCCGGCGCGCACCGCGTGATCGCCATGGATTTGCATGCCATGCAGATCCAAGGCTTCTTCGACATTCCGGTGGATCATTTGCTTGGCGTACCCATTCTCGGCGATTATTTCTATGAGAAAGAATTGGACAAGCCGGTCGTCGTATCTCCGGACCATGGAGGCGTCGTGCGCGCGCGGAGATTGGCCGATACGCTTCAGGCGCCGCTTGCGATCATCGACAAGAGGCGTCCGGAGCCGAACGTCGTGGAAGTGATGAACATCATCGGCGACGTGTCGGGACGGACGGCGATTCTCGTAGACGATATCATAGATACCGCGGGCACGATCGCCCTTGCGGCCAACGCACTGAAGGAAGCGGGAGCCAAGGATTTGTATGCCTGCTGCACGCATCCCGTACTGTCCGGACCCGCATTCGAGCGGCTGCAAAATTCCCCGCTGAAGGAAATCGTCGTCACCGATACGATTCCTTTGCCCCAGAACAACGGCTGCTCCAAAATCAAGGTATTGTCCGTCGCGCCGCTGATCGGGGAAGCCATCAAGCGCATCCACGAGCAGAAGTCGATCAGTAAACTGTTCGAACCCCACGTGTAA
- a CDS encoding 50S ribosomal protein L25, which translates to MNPMTLKAETRATTSRGELRKLRKNGRIPGVVYGKDRSAPTPVAVDAKELEALLRSHPHAVLELDISGDGKENVLLSEVQRDSMSREVLHIDFHKINMNESIKAPVRLEVSGKSAGEKEGGMLQLVLHEIEVECLPKNLPDSIPLEVENLQVGDSLTVADIQFPEGVKPLMDADSVVASVLAPQKEISAEEADAIDDAAEENASQAKSARLVEG; encoded by the coding sequence ATGAACCCGATGACATTGAAAGCCGAAACCCGTGCGACGACCAGTCGCGGCGAGCTGCGCAAGCTGCGCAAAAACGGTCGGATCCCCGGCGTCGTGTATGGTAAAGACCGCTCTGCACCGACCCCCGTGGCCGTGGACGCGAAGGAGCTCGAAGCATTGCTGAGGTCGCATCCGCACGCCGTGCTGGAGCTGGACATCTCCGGAGACGGCAAAGAGAACGTCCTGCTCTCCGAGGTTCAGCGGGATTCCATGAGCCGTGAAGTGCTGCACATCGATTTCCATAAGATCAATATGAACGAAAGCATCAAAGCGCCGGTCCGTCTCGAGGTGTCCGGCAAATCGGCGGGCGAGAAGGAAGGCGGCATGCTGCAGCTGGTGCTGCATGAGATCGAAGTCGAATGCTTGCCGAAGAACCTTCCCGATTCGATTCCGCTCGAAGTCGAGAACCTGCAGGTCGGAGATAGCCTCACGGTGGCCGACATCCAGTTCCCGGAGGGCGTAAAGCCGCTGATGGACGCGGACAGCGTCGTCGCTTCCGTCCTGGCGCCGCAGAAAGAAATTTCGGCGGAAGAAGCGGATGCCATCGACGATGCCGCAGAGGAGAACGCAAGCCAAGCCAAGTCGGCTCGCCTCGTGGAAGGATGA
- the pth gene encoding aminoacyl-tRNA hydrolase, with protein MRWIVGLGNPGAEYETTRHNAGFFVVDELARRWNAGSFQNKCKALIAEARIQGERVALIKPMTYMNLSGESVRAFMDYFKAKLEDGIVVYDDLDTEVGKIRLRYQGSAGGHNGIKSIIQHTGTQTFNRVRMGISRPRPGVTVVDYVLSSFAKAEAAEVKRMVEEAADAIEFSLTHTFEQTMAKFNGRSGG; from the coding sequence ATGCGTTGGATCGTCGGACTGGGAAATCCCGGCGCGGAATACGAAACGACCCGCCATAACGCGGGATTTTTCGTCGTCGATGAGCTGGCCCGGAGATGGAACGCCGGCAGCTTCCAGAACAAATGCAAAGCCTTGATCGCCGAAGCCCGGATACAGGGCGAGCGCGTAGCGTTGATCAAGCCGATGACCTACATGAACCTGTCGGGGGAATCGGTGCGTGCGTTCATGGACTACTTCAAGGCGAAGTTGGAGGACGGCATCGTCGTTTACGACGACCTCGATACGGAGGTCGGCAAAATCAGGCTTCGGTACCAAGGCAGCGCTGGCGGCCACAACGGGATCAAGTCGATCATCCAGCATACGGGCACGCAGACGTTCAATCGGGTCCGTATGGGAATCTCGCGCCCCCGACCGGGGGTAACCGTCGTCGATTACGTGCTGTCTTCTTTCGCCAAGGCGGAAGCCGCGGAAGTGAAGCGAATGGTCGAGGAAGCGGCGGACGCGATCGAGTTTTCGCTCACGCATACGTTCGAGCAGACGATGGCCAAGTTCAACGGCCGGTCCGGGGGTTAA
- a CDS encoding anti-sigma-F factor Fin family protein: MAVNYECRHCRMPLGRFENDQVPEYRLGLQFLTPEERKRIISYNSNGDVTVKVICEYCSQTLDSHPELALLSNPLQ, encoded by the coding sequence ATGGCTGTAAATTATGAATGCCGGCATTGCCGTATGCCGCTCGGACGGTTCGAGAACGATCAAGTGCCCGAGTATCGGCTGGGCCTGCAATTCTTGACCCCCGAAGAGCGGAAGCGTATAATATCGTATAATTCGAACGGGGACGTAACCGTTAAGGTGATCTGCGAATATTGCAGCCAGACGTTGGATAGCCATCCCGAATTGGCGCTGCTGTCCAATCCGCTGCAATGA